The DNA segment TCTCGGGGGTCTTGGGCAGGTGGACGGTGATGAAGTCGGAGACCTCGAGCAGCTCGTCCAGCGACAGCACCTTGACGCCCATCTGCGCGGCCCGCGCGGGCTGCACATAGGGGTCGTAGGCGACGACCTTCATGCCGAAGGCCGACATGCGCTGCGCGACGAGGGCGCCGATCCGGCCCAGGCCCACGACACCGAGGGTCTTCTCGGCCAGCTCGACGCCCGTGTACTTGCTGCGCTTCCACTCGCCGTTCTTCAGCGCGGCGTTGGCCTGCGGGATGTTGCGGGCGGTGGCGAGCAGGAGACCGCAGGCGAGCTCGGCGGCGGTCACGATGTTCGAGGTGGGAGCGTTGACGACCATCACGCCGGCCTTGGTGGCGGCGGCGACGTCGACGTTGTCCAGGCCGACGCCGGCCCGTGCCACGACCTTGAGCTTGCGCGCGGCGGCGACAGCCTCGGCGTCGACCTTGGTGGCGGAGCGGATCAGGATCGCGTCGACGTCGGCGATGGCGGGCAGCAGCTCGGCCCGGTCGGCGCCGTTGCACTGCCGGATCTCGAAGTCCGGACCAAGCGCGTCCACGGTCGCGGGCGAAAGCTCTTCAGCGATGAGTACGACGGGTTTCGAGCTCACGTGAGTCCTCACATGTCCAATGCGGACGGCCGTCCCGACGGCCGCATGCGGTGGAGGGGGCTTGCCGCGTGGAAGACGCACGACGCTGTGGGCCTGACGCGTATGTATGACGGCAGTCTAGTGCCGTGACAGAGGTCGTCCTGCGCCTCTTCGGAAGGATCACCCGTCCGTGATGCGACGGGTTGGACAACGGGGCCGGAGCAGCATCCTCCGGCCCCGTCACCTGAGGCTTACGCCTCCTCGTTCACCCAGCTCATGAGCTTGCGCAGCTCCTTGCCGGTGGTCTCCAGCAGGTGCTCGGAGTCCTGCTGCTTGTACTCGTTGTACTTCTTCAGTCCGCCGTGGTACTCGTCCATCCAGGCCTGGGCGAAGGTGCCGTCCTGGATCTCGGCGAGGACCTTCTTCATCTCGGCCTTGGTGGCGTCCGTGATGATGCGCGGGCCGGTGACGTAGTCGCCCCACTCGGCGGTCTCGGAGATCGACCAGCGCATCTTCTCCAGGCCGCCCTCGTACATGAGGTCCACGATCAGCTTCAGCTCGTGCAGGCACTCGAAGTACGCGATCTCCGGCTGGTAGCCGGCCTCGGTCAGCGTCTCGAAACCGGCCTTGACCAGGGCGGCCGTACCACCACAGAGGACGGCCTGCTCACCGAACAGGTCGGTCTCGGTCTCCTCGGTGAAGGTCGTCTTGATGACGCCGGCGCGGGTGCCGCCGATGCCCTTGGCGTACGACAGGGCCAGCGCGAAGGCGTCGCCGGAGGCGTCCTGCTCGACGGCCGCGATGCACGGAACGCCGCGGCCCTCCTCGTACTGGCGGCGCACCAGGTGGCCCGGGCCCTTCGGGGCGACCATGCAGACGTCCACGCCGGCCGGGGGCTTGATGAAGCCGAAGCGGATGTTCAGGCCGTGGCCGAAGAACAGCGCGTCGCCGTCCTTCAGGTTGTCCTTGATGTGGTCCTCGTACACCTGGGCCTGGATCGGGTCCGGGACGAGGATCATGATGACGTCGGCCTCGGCGGCGGCCTCCGACGGCGTCACCACGCGCAGGCCCTGCTCCTCGGCCTTCGCCTTGGACTTGGAGCCCTCGTGCAGACCGACGCGGACGTCGACACCCGAGTCACGGAGCGACAGCGCGTGGGCGTGGCCCTGGCTGCCGTAACCGATGACCGCGACCTTGCGGCCCTGGATGATGGACAGGTCGGCGTCGGCGTCGTAGAACAGCTCGGCCACTTTGGGTTCTCTCCTTGTGTGCAGGTGTTGCGTCCCACCGTATGACGGGGGGCTGAAGGGAAGTTTCGGGGTCTCGCCATACGGGCGCTATCCGGACGGCCGGTGTCACCCGGCCGTCCGAACGCGTCCTACGCCGAGCGGTCGAGCGCGCGCAGCGAACGGTCCGTGATGGAACGGGCGCCGCGGCCGATCGCGATCGTGCCGGACTGGACGAGCTCCTTGATGCCGAAGGGCTCCAGCATCTTCAGCATGGCCTCCAGCTTGTCACTGGAGCCGGTGGCCTCGATGGTCACGGC comes from the Streptomyces sp. NBC_00443 genome and includes:
- the ilvC gene encoding ketol-acid reductoisomerase — encoded protein: MAELFYDADADLSIIQGRKVAVIGYGSQGHAHALSLRDSGVDVRVGLHEGSKSKAKAEEQGLRVVTPSEAAAEADVIMILVPDPIQAQVYEDHIKDNLKDGDALFFGHGLNIRFGFIKPPAGVDVCMVAPKGPGHLVRRQYEEGRGVPCIAAVEQDASGDAFALALSYAKGIGGTRAGVIKTTFTEETETDLFGEQAVLCGGTAALVKAGFETLTEAGYQPEIAYFECLHELKLIVDLMYEGGLEKMRWSISETAEWGDYVTGPRIITDATKAEMKKVLAEIQDGTFAQAWMDEYHGGLKKYNEYKQQDSEHLLETTGKELRKLMSWVNEEA